In Kiritimatiellia bacterium, the genomic window TGATGGCGTCTACGGAATCCTGCCCGATCGCAGGGATGGCGGATGAGTCGCGGCGGATTTACGGCCTTCAGTTTCATCCCGAGGTGACTCACACGCGGCGCGGCGCGGAAATCCTGCGCCGGTTTGCTCGCGAGATCTGCCGAACCCGCGGCGATTGGCGCATGGGAGATTACATGACGGAAGCCATCGCGAGCATCCGTGAAAAGGTTGGGCGTGACCATGTGCTGCTGGGACTGTCGGGCGGTGTGGACAGTTCGGTGGCGGCGGCCCTGATCCACCGCGCAATCGGCGACCAATTGATCTGCGTGTTTGTGGACCATGGCCTTTTGCGGCTGGGTGAGTCAGACCAGGTCATGCAGACCTTCTCCAGGCATCTGGGCGCGCGGGTCATCCGCGTGGATGCCGCAGACCGTTTTTTTGCGGCGTTGCAAGGCGTGGCGGATCCCGAGCAGAAGCGGAAGATTATCGGTCGGGAATTCGTGCATGTTTTTCAGGAGGAGGCCGAACGCCTTCGCCACGAGGACCAGGAAATTCGTTGGCTGGCGCAGGGGACGATTTACCCCGATGTCATCGAATCAGCCGGCATCAAAGGCAAGCAGGCCCACACAATCAAGTCGCACCACAACGTGGGCGGGTTGCCGGAAACGCTCCGCTTACGGCTTCTGGAGCCCCTTCGTGATCTATTCAAGGATGAAGTGCGAGAGCTCGGCCTTGCGCTCGGGCTGCCTCGCGAGATGGTGTATCGGCACCCGTTTCCGGGCCCGGGCCTCGGCGTGCGGATTTTGGGCGAGGTTCGGAGGGAATACGCGGAGATCTTGCGTCGTGCCGATGCCATCTTCCTCGAGGAATTGCGGCGCGCGCCCGCCGAGGCGGGCAGAAGCTGGTATGACGATACCGCCCAGGCGTTTGCGGTCTTCCTCCCCGTGCGAAGCGTAGGCGTGATGGGGGACGGCCGAACGTATGAGCATGTCATCGCCCTGCGGGCGGTTCAGACGACGGATTTCATGACGGCGCACGCGGCGCCCATTCCGCATGAATTCTTGAGCCGCGTGGCGAATCGCATTATCAACGAGGTGCGCGGCGTGAACCGCGTCGTGTATGACGTCAGTTCAAAGCCGCCTTCGACGATTGAATGGGAATGAATAATACCGAAGAACCGCAGAAGAGGCGTCCAATGTCCTCGTGGGGACATCGGGATGCTGAACCTGTTGCGGCGCCGGCTCGTGTCTCATCCATTCTCCCGCGGTGACTTGCCATGCCCAAACGGACTGACATTCACAAGATTATGATCATTGGGTCGGGGCCGATCGTGATCGGCCAGGCCTGTGAATTTGATTATTCCGGCACACAGGCCTGCAAGGCCCTTCGGGAGGAGGGCTACTCTGTGGTGCTGATCAACAGCAATCCTGCCACGATTATGACCGATCCCGAAACGGCCGATCGGATTTACATCGAGCCCATCACGCCGGAGGCGGTCATCAAGATCCTCGAGAAAGAGCGGCCGGACGCGCTGTTGCCGACGCTGGGCGGACAGACAGCGCTGAACACGGCGCTCACAGTGGCGGAGATGGGCGCGCTGGATGGGTTCGGTGTGGAGTTGATCGGTGCGCGCGCCGACGTGATCCGACGGGCTGAGGACCGGATCGAATTCAAGGAGACCATGGAGAAAGCCGGCGTCGAATGCCTGCGTAGCCGCCTCGTCAATACGGTGGAGGGCGCCCTCGAGGCGGCCGAGTGGATCGGCTATCCAGTCATCGTTCGTCCGAGCTTCACACTCGGCGGCACGGGGGGCGGAACGGCGTACAATCGGGAGGAGCTCGAACGCATCGCGTTTGGCGGCCTCCAGGCGAGCCTCAACCATACGGTCCTGATCGAGGAATCCGTGCTCGGCTGGAAGGAATATGAGCTCGAGGTGATGCGCGACCGGAAAGACAACTGCGTCATCGTGTGTTCGATTGAGAATGTCGATCCCATGGGAATTCACACCGGCGACAGCGTGACGGTCGCGCCGGTGCAGACGCTGACCGACCGCGAATACCAGCGCATGCGGGACGCCGCCATCCGGGTCATGCGCGCCATCGGCGTGGAGACCGGCGGATCCAACGTGCAGTTTGCGGTCAATCCGAAGAACGGCCGGATGGTGGTGATCGAGATGAACCCCCGCGTCTCGCGGAGTTCGGCGCTGGCCTCGAAGGCGACGGGATTCCCGATTGCCAAAATCGCTGCCAAATTGGCGGTCGGCTTCACGCTCGATGAGATTCCAAACGACATCACTCGCGAAACGCCTGCGTGTTTTGAGCCGACCCTCGACTATGTGGTCGTGAAGTTTCCCCGATTCGCATTCGAAAAATTTCCGGGCGCAGAGCCGATTCTCGGCGTCAGCATGAAGTCCGTCGGCGAAACGATGGCGATTGGGACGAATTTCAAAGAGGCCTATCAAAAGGCGTTGCGCGGCCTGGAAATCGGCGTGGACGGCTATGATCTGAAGCTCGAGGCGAAGGTGGCGCACATTGTAGATGTGGAGGCGGAACTCAAGCGGCCGCGCGCCGACCGCCACTTCCTGATCAAGCGGGCGCTGAAGATGGGCATCCCGGTCGAGCGGATCAGCGAGCTGACGGGCATCGATCCATGGTTCGTCGACAACTTTGCGGAAATCGTCGAAATGGAGCGGAAAATCCTATCTCTGCCCCGCCAGTTGCCGTTGCCCGACGAAACGCTTCGCGCCGCAAAACGGATGGGCTTCTCCGATCGCCAGATTGCCGCGCTCCGCGGGGATCCCGCGGCGGATTCCGACATTCGCGCCCAGCGGCTCAAAGCGGGAATTCGGCCCGTGTACCGTCTGGTCGACACCTGCGCGGGCGAATTCGAGGCCTACACGCCGTACTACTACTCCAGCTATCAGACGTTCGATCAATCTCGTGTCTCTCGTCGGAAAAAGGTCATCATCTTGAGCAGCGGCCCGAATCGAATCGGTCAAGGGATCGAATTCGATTACTGCTGCGTTCACACGGTCCGCGCGGTCCGGGAGATGGGCTATGAGGCCATCATGGTCAACAGCAATCCCGAGACGGTCTCCACCGACTATGACACGTCGGACAAGCTTTATTTTGAGCCGCTGACGTTCGAAGATGTCATGAACATCTACGAGAACGAGGATCCATACGGCATCATCGTTCAGATGGGCGGTCAGACGCCTCTGAACCTCGCCGTCCCGCTTCGGAAGGCGGGCTGCCGCCTGCTCGGTACCTCCGCCGAGAGCATCGATATCGCAGAAGACCGAAAGCGCTGCCGAGAACTCCTCGAGCGACTCGGCCTGCGGCAGCCGGAGAGCGACACCGTCATGTCGGTGCAAGAGGCGGCAGCGGTCGCCCGCAAAATCGGTTATCCGGTGATGATACGGCCCTCCTACGTTCTCGGCGGCCGCGCGATGATGGTGGCCGCCAGCGAAGACGAGCTTGGCCCCTTTGTCGAGGCCGCCTTCCTTGCCAGTCCCGGCTACCCCGTTTTGATCGACCGCTATCTGGAGCGCGCGATCGAGGTGGACGTTGATCTGCTTTGTGACGGGCGGGACGTTTATATAGGGGGGGTCATGCAACATGTCGAGGTGGCCGGAATTCATTCTGGCGACAGCGCGTGCGCGACGCCGCCGCACACGCTTCCGAAACGAATCGTCGATGAAATTAAGGATGCCTGCGCCAAAATAGCCTTAGCCCTCGACGTGCGGGGCCTCTTGAACGTGCAACTGGCGGTGAAGGGTGACGAAATCTACATCATCGAAATCAATCCACGCGCATCCCGAACCGTGCCTTATGTGAGCAAGGCGACGGGGATTCCGCTAGCTCGGTACGCGGCGAAAATTGCTCTCGGCATGACTCTGAAGGAGCTCGGTCTTGCCGGCGCTGCGCCGGAACGGCCGTGGTGTGCGGTCAAGGAGGCCGTACTGCCCTTTAACCGCTTTCCGGGCGTCGACCCCGTTCTCGGTCCGGAGATGAAGTCGACGGGCGAGGTAATGGGTATCGACCGCAATTTCGAACTGGCGTATTGGAAAAGCCAGATTGCCGCTGGCCAGAAGTTGCCGAACTCCGGGAATGTCTTTCTGAGCGCGCGTGATACCGATAAGCCATGGGTGGTGCAAATTGCGCGGGAGCTCGTTTCGATGGGGTTTCACCTCTTCGCCACGTCGGGAACCGCACAGGCGCTTCACGAGGCGGGCCTCGACGCCGCCGTGGTTCGGAAACTGGTCGAGGGCGAGCATCCGAATGTGTTGGATTTGATGAAGCGCGGTCAGATCCATTTGGTGATCAACACGCCCAGCGGCGCTGTCGCGCGGGCCGACGAAATCAAAATCCGGTCAGAAGCCATCAGCCGCGGAATCCCCATCATCACCACGGAAGATGGCGCACGTGCCACCGTCGGATCGATTCGCTACGTGCGTGAGCACGGGTGGGATGTGCGCGCGCTTCAGGATTATCTAGGTTGACGCTCGCCAAAGGAAGAGGTTATCAACCGACGCTTCTATTATTGAAAGATGGGTTGGGTGGTCGCCACCCGCTTGGGTGTTGTGCCAATCAATTTATCGAAAGGAGCCAGCATGAAAGTTATCCAGGAGTTCAAAGAGTTCGCCTTGCGGGGAAATGTGGTCGATCTCGCGGTCGGCATCATCATAGGTGGCGCATTTGGAAAAATCACGACCTCGCTGGTCAATGACGTGATCATGCCGCCGATCGGTTACGTCGTGGGCAGGGTCGACTTCAAGGATTTGAAAATCTCGCTGACCCCCCCAGGCGAAACGGCCGCGGAGGTCACCATCAACTATGGCGCGTTTATCAACACAGTTGTGGATTTTCTTATCGTGGCCTTCGCGCTGTTCCTGGTTGTTAAAGCCATGAACCAGCTCAAGCGCAAACAGCAAGCCGCACCGGCTGCTCCACCCGCGCCCCCGCCCGAGGTTGCGCTGCTCACTGAAATCAGAGACCTTTTGAAATCTCGCTGAAAGCGGGGTCATCGACTAAGCTGGGCGTGTTTGCATCATGCACGAATTCGCCCGCTGCTTTGAGGTAGGTCCGGCGCAATCGGTTCGTTTTGTTGTAATGTTTTCGGCCTAAGAATTCGCGCCGGCCTAGCAGTGGCGAGCGTCCGGACACAGAGGCGGCGATTTCTAGGGTTTGAACCGAGGTTGCTGGCGCGAGGGAGCCATGCACGTGTTGGATGCAATTAGCGCAGCCTATATAGCCTGGGGCGCTTGGCGCGGACATGTCAACGGGGTTGCCCGGGAGGGATTCCGGCTTTTTCGATTGGGGATCGCCCTAGCAGCCGGGCGCAGCCTATTCGGACTCGTCCGCGACGGGCTGGGCGAAGCCCTTGCGCTGGGCGCAGATGTGTCGGGCCCGCTCGGGTTCGTCGCGATCATGGGTTGCACATGGTATCTTCTCAGTAATCTTCGGCGCATGGTGGAATCGTGGCTTGGCACTCGATTCTCTCAGCACGCTGCGATGGTGGGTGCGGTCGCAGGAGGGCTGCGCGCCTCGCTCATCGTTATTACGATTGTCGGGATTGCAGGGTTGACCCGTGGAGTGGGGGCTCTTTCGGAGTCTTTTGTGGGTCGCGTAGCGACTTGGTTGGAACAATGATGGCGCTTGTTTTCGGTCGGCTATCATTGCGGCCATCAACGTGTTGCGGTGTGGCACCGGCGCACGTTCGAGGGGGCTATCAGACCTGCGAAGGCGCCGCTGCCTCCGGGAGGAGCGTTTGATGGGACTCTACCCGTTCGATGAAGCGCCGGACCGGACGGGAACGGGGAGCCTGAAATGGGATCGCTACCGGGGCCGAGATGTCATTCCCCTCTGGGTCGCGGACATGGATTTCAAATCGCCCCCCGAGGTCATAGCCGCCCTGCTGCGTCGAGTTGAGCACGGCGTGTTTGGATACACGATTCCCTACGCGGAGGTCATAGAGGAAACACTCGCCTATTTACGGCGCCGGCATGGCATTGAGGCAAGGCCCGATTGGCTGGTCTGGCTGCCCGGCCTTGTCCCAGCCCTGAATTTGCTATGCCGAGCCTTCTGCGCGCCGGGGGAGGCGGTCATGACATGCACGCCCGTGTACCCGCCTTTTCTCAGCGCGCCGGTCAACCAGGAGCGGAAGCGGATCGCGGTGCCGCTTCGCCTCGAAGGGGACCATTGGGGATTCGACTGGGCTGCTATGGAGGCCGCTGTAACGCCGCAGACGCGGCTTTTCATCCTCTGCCACCCGCATAATCCCGTCGGCCGGGTCTGGCGGCGAGGCGAGCTCGAGACGCTTCTCGATTTTTGCGAGCGGCACGACCTGGTGTTGGTGTCGGACGAAATTCACTGTGATTTGATCTTGGATGACCATGTTCCGTGGACACCGACCCTTGTGCTAGGCGAGCGCGCGGCCGGCCGTACAATTACGCTCCATTCCCCCAGCAAGACTTTCAATTTGCCCGGACTCGCATGCGCCTACGCGGTAATTCCCAACGACCGGCTGCGCGCAACCTTCCAGCGCGCTTGCAGAGGAATCGTGACCGAAATCAATGCTTTCGGCTATGCCGGTTGCGCTGCAGCCTATCGGTTCGGCGAACCGTGGAGGCAGGAGCTGATAGCGTATTTGCGAGCCAATCGTGATCTTCTCTACTCGTTCGCCAAGGAGCATTTGCCGCGAATACTTTTGCGGCCGATGGAGGCAACGTACCTGGCCTGGCTGGACGTGCGTGGACTCGGGGTCGAACACCCTCACCGTTTCTTCGAAGAAGCGGGAGTGGGGCTTTCGAATGGCGTCGACTTCGGCGCGCCGGGTTTTCTGCGACTGAATTTCGGATGTCCTCGAAGCCGTCTGGAGTCGGCGCTCGAACGTATGGCCCGAGCGCTCAGGGCCGTCGTCTAAGAGGGCGGCACTCAGGGGTGCAGCTCGGCCTCGACGCGTTCTCGGGCGAGTCGGCGCAGCTCCTCGAGAGGGGGCAGCGCCAATCGCGCCTGAAGGTCGGGCGATGTGGAGATTCGCCGTTGGTGCTGCTCCCAGGTCAGCCGGGCAAGGCCGGCATATCCCATCGCGCGACGTTCGTCGCCCGCGGCTCGCCAGAATTCGCTCTGGAAAAGAGCTCCCTCGACAATCGCACGGGCGTCGCGGGCGCTTAGGCGGGCGTGTCGCGAAACAAACTGCTCTTGCACAAATGCCTCGAATGACGCGGTGCCTGCCTCCTCTGGATACTTCGACCGAAGCTCCTCAAAAAGGGCGCGCGCTTCGGCTTCCTGGTTGTAGATGAACCGGATGACCAGGGCTTCACGCAAGAAGTTTGCGTGCGCAGTTCTCAGTGTTTCCTCGCCTGGGAATTTGGCAAGTGCCTCTGCGTAGGCAGCTTGCACGCGTGGGGCCAGATCGGGATTTGGGGATAAAATGAACAGGTCCCGTTTCCGATCCCAAAATAGATTTCCCTGGCGAAAGGCGTCGGCCACTGAATGGAAGATCATTCGCTCGGCGGCGACCTTGTCGAACTCCCGCTTCGCCACGCGCCGACTGTGCCAGGCCCAATAGAGCGAGTGCGCTTGCGGAAGGCGCCAGTCCAAGGGTCCGTAGGTCTCTTCAATTTCCCGCATCGCGAGTGGATCGAGTTTGTAGTCCTCGACCATTCGTTGTCGCCGCAGATATTCAACAAGTTCACGGCCCGCATTTGAGCGGAGAGGATCTCCGGGCTGCGCCTGTTCTGCCTCGGCGATCCGGCCGTAGGAAAAAGGCTGCCGGCCCTCGGCCTGAAGAGCCGAAACCAACTGGGCCACGCCGGGCCGCGCCATGAGCTCTGCGCGCGATGGGGCGGCACGGGCGAGCGCTTCGAAATCTGGGGCGCGACCCCGCCACAACTCCTCCATTTCCGCTGCCCATGCCCGCTTGTAATACATATGAGCGCGATCCATCTCGCCCCCGACCTTGTGCTGGAAAAGCCAGCCCAGCTCGTAAAGCAGCCGCGCGTCACCCGGGTTGTAGCGCAGTCCTTCGTCGCGCAGCAGCGAGATGCCGTGGCGCACCCAACGCCAACGCTCCTCGGGGCTTTCGAGCAGCACGCTGATGTTGTAGGCCAGATTCCAGGCATGGAACGCCCAGATGCTGGTGAAACGGGGCTCTAGCTTTGTGATCCAGTCGGCGAGCTGGACGAGCTCGAAGTAGCGGCCCTCCTCTTGGAGCCGCGCAGAGCGCAGCCACAAGATGTCGGCGACGATGCCTCGAAACCCGCCCAGCGCAACGGTCGTGAACGCGACCAGTGGAGGCGCATTGATCAGGGGATCAGCCTGACTGATCCCCTCTTCGCGCCGCGCATCGCGCAACTCGGCGTTCAGGCCGGACGAGACCCAGAGGGCCACTGCCGCAAAGAGGCTGGCAAAAATGACGGTCAGGCGCTTCATCATCACGCGCTCGGCAGCGCCAGCTCGCGACGCGACAGAATGCCGGCGCCCAATCCGGCAAAGAGGCCGCCATAGGCGAGCGCCTGAACCCCGAATACACGTAACAGGTCTCGACCCTCCACCAGCATTCCTGTCGCAACAAGGTCGAGGGCCGGCGGCGTTCGAAGCGGGTGCAACGCCACGCGCAAGATTTCACCTGTCCGCTCCAGGACTGCGAGAACGCCGCGTTCATCCGAGCGAAATTCCGCCGTATACCCGGCTAACTGGACACTCAACAGGAACGCAACCGCCATGAACAAGGCAACCGGTACGGAAAACAGCGCCCCAGATGTCACGCCTACCGCGGAGAGGAATGCCAGTCGCGTCAGCAACATAACAAAGGCACGGGCGCAGTTTCCGTAAAAACCGCCCGCCGGGAGCAAAACACGAATGCCATCGGCAGGATCAAAAATCAGGGTCTGGTTGCTGCTGTCCCGGTTGACAAAGGACAATGTAAGCTCCCGCGCTCCAGCTAAAACGCCGGCCGGCACATCCACCACCTGAACGGACTGGGGAATGAAGGTCACATTGGTTTGCCACACCGTCGCACCGCTAACAGAGGCAATCCATATTCCCTCCGAGCCGGAAAGATTTAGCTGTGACGGCGAAGCCCGAAACCGGATCCTGACGCTTTCCGCGGCCCGGATTGGGCGATCGAGTTGGAAAGACCAGTCCTTCCGGCGCCCTGGTGCGACGGCTGAGCTTCGGGCTAGCAACTCCTGCCGAATCTGGCGCAGGGCTACTTGTTGATTTACATCGGCCGGGTAGGCGCCCGAACGGATTCGTTCTTCCAGAAGCGCTTGCGCCGCCGATTCAAGGTTTTCTTCGACCGGCGAGACCGGCTGGAAGACCAGTTGCCAGTCTCCTCGTTTGTCCGACTGCGCGTCGAGTAGGTCGCGTGGCAGAAGGGCCAGCGTGGCCGCAAATGCCGCGGCAAGGAGCACCGTGTTGATGGCCATGATTCCGAGCCATTTTCCGAGCCAGATTTCCATACAGGTGACCGGTTTGACCGCCACCAGGTGAATCTGCTTTTGCTCGATCTCCTCGGAAATCGACAAAGCGCCCGCCCACAAACTGGACAGGGCGAGCAGCCCAAACGCTGCGCCCAGGCTGTAATTTAGCACAATCCGCAACTGGCCTTCGGCCGTGCCATCGCCTTTCAGCGTCAGTGGGAGGCCCACGACGGCCGCGGCCATCAGCGCCAGCAAACAAACAACCATTTTTGAGCGGACGGCGCTGCGGACAGTGATAGCGGCAATCGCCAGAATTCGCCGAAATACCAGACGATTCATCTAATCCCCATCCGGTTTTACTAGCTTTGATAGCGCCCGGTTCGGGTCCGGCTGCGCAGGACGCTGCGCTTCTCCCGCGGGCGCCGCCGCAGACGCGGGCGATTCTGGCTTGACCATCGCGGCTAGCAAATCGGCCCCGCGGGCCGAGGGTTCAACCGCGGCGAGGTATTCCGCGACGCCTTTCGATGCGCCCACGCCCGAGGCCTCGGTCGTTTCGCGCCGCGCGCGCTCGACGACATCGAGGAAAAATTGTTCCAGATCTCGCGTGGGGTGATCCACCCCTGGCTCGGCGCCTAGCTCCGCCCGGAGATAATTTAGAATTCGTTGCATCGTTCCGGCGTCGACTTCCATCGGCAACAGTATGCGCGTCTGCGTGCGGACTTCCAATAACTCGCGGATCGGGCCCAAGGCCTGAATTTTGCCGTTGTACAAAATCATGACCCGGTCGCACACATCTTCCACATCGGCCAGCAGGTGGGAAGAAAGCAGCACCGTTTTGCCGCGCTTCGCCAGAGTAAGAATCAGATCCTTGATCTGACGGCAGCCGATGGGGTCCAGGCCGGATGTCGGTTCATCGAGGATCACCAGATCGGGATCGTTGATCAGCGCCTGGGCCAGGCCGATCCGGCGCATCATGCCTTTTGAGAATTCCCCAACTCGACGATGCCGGGCATGTTGCAGGCCGATCATCTCGAGAAGCTGCTCGAT contains:
- the carB gene encoding carbamoyl-phosphate synthase large subunit, with the translated sequence MPKRTDIHKIMIIGSGPIVIGQACEFDYSGTQACKALREEGYSVVLINSNPATIMTDPETADRIYIEPITPEAVIKILEKERPDALLPTLGGQTALNTALTVAEMGALDGFGVELIGARADVIRRAEDRIEFKETMEKAGVECLRSRLVNTVEGALEAAEWIGYPVIVRPSFTLGGTGGGTAYNREELERIAFGGLQASLNHTVLIEESVLGWKEYELEVMRDRKDNCVIVCSIENVDPMGIHTGDSVTVAPVQTLTDREYQRMRDAAIRVMRAIGVETGGSNVQFAVNPKNGRMVVIEMNPRVSRSSALASKATGFPIAKIAAKLAVGFTLDEIPNDITRETPACFEPTLDYVVVKFPRFAFEKFPGAEPILGVSMKSVGETMAIGTNFKEAYQKALRGLEIGVDGYDLKLEAKVAHIVDVEAELKRPRADRHFLIKRALKMGIPVERISELTGIDPWFVDNFAEIVEMERKILSLPRQLPLPDETLRAAKRMGFSDRQIAALRGDPAADSDIRAQRLKAGIRPVYRLVDTCAGEFEAYTPYYYSSYQTFDQSRVSRRKKVIILSSGPNRIGQGIEFDYCCVHTVRAVREMGYEAIMVNSNPETVSTDYDTSDKLYFEPLTFEDVMNIYENEDPYGIIVQMGGQTPLNLAVPLRKAGCRLLGTSAESIDIAEDRKRCRELLERLGLRQPESDTVMSVQEAAAVARKIGYPVMIRPSYVLGGRAMMVAASEDELGPFVEAAFLASPGYPVLIDRYLERAIEVDVDLLCDGRDVYIGGVMQHVEVAGIHSGDSACATPPHTLPKRIVDEIKDACAKIALALDVRGLLNVQLAVKGDEIYIIEINPRASRTVPYVSKATGIPLARYAAKIALGMTLKELGLAGAAPERPWCAVKEAVLPFNRFPGVDPVLGPEMKSTGEVMGIDRNFELAYWKSQIAAGQKLPNSGNVFLSARDTDKPWVVQIARELVSMGFHLFATSGTAQALHEAGLDAAVVRKLVEGEHPNVLDLMKRGQIHLVINTPSGAVARADEIKIRSEAISRGIPIITTEDGARATVGSIRYVREHGWDVRALQDYLG
- the mscL gene encoding large-conductance mechanosensitive channel protein MscL, with the translated sequence MKVIQEFKEFALRGNVVDLAVGIIIGGAFGKITTSLVNDVIMPPIGYVVGRVDFKDLKISLTPPGETAAEVTINYGAFINTVVDFLIVAFALFLVVKAMNQLKRKQQAAPAAPPAPPPEVALLTEIRDLLKSR
- a CDS encoding PatB family C-S lyase; this translates as MGLYPFDEAPDRTGTGSLKWDRYRGRDVIPLWVADMDFKSPPEVIAALLRRVEHGVFGYTIPYAEVIEETLAYLRRRHGIEARPDWLVWLPGLVPALNLLCRAFCAPGEAVMTCTPVYPPFLSAPVNQERKRIAVPLRLEGDHWGFDWAAMEAAVTPQTRLFILCHPHNPVGRVWRRGELETLLDFCERHDLVLVSDEIHCDLILDDHVPWTPTLVLGERAAGRTITLHSPSKTFNLPGLACAYAVIPNDRLRATFQRACRGIVTEINAFGYAGCAAAYRFGEPWRQELIAYLRANRDLLYSFAKEHLPRILLRPMEATYLAWLDVRGLGVEHPHRFFEEAGVGLSNGVDFGAPGFLRLNFGCPRSRLESALERMARALRAVV
- a CDS encoding ABC transporter permease, whose translation is MNRLVFRRILAIAAITVRSAVRSKMVVCLLALMAAAVVGLPLTLKGDGTAEGQLRIVLNYSLGAAFGLLALSSLWAGALSISEEIEQKQIHLVAVKPVTCMEIWLGKWLGIMAINTVLLAAAFAATLALLPRDLLDAQSDKRGDWQLVFQPVSPVEENLESAAQALLEERIRSGAYPADVNQQVALRQIRQELLARSSAVAPGRRKDWSFQLDRPIRAAESVRIRFRASPSQLNLSGSEGIWIASVSGATVWQTNVTFIPQSVQVVDVPAGVLAGARELTLSFVNRDSSNQTLIFDPADGIRVLLPAGGFYGNCARAFVMLLTRLAFLSAVGVTSGALFSVPVALFMAVAFLLSVQLAGYTAEFRSDERGVLAVLERTGEILRVALHPLRTPPALDLVATGMLVEGRDLLRVFGVQALAYGGLFAGLGAGILSRRELALPSA
- a CDS encoding ABC transporter ATP-binding protein — protein: MNASLSSEAVIVAVGLHKQFRDFWRRPKVHAVRDVSFEIKSGEVFGLLGPNGSGKSTTIKMILGLLQPTRGVLRVLGRDPRDVRVKARIGYLPEESHLYPYLTAEETLDFYGKLFDLDRSERRRRIEQLLEMIGLQHARHRRVGEFSKGMMRRIGLAQALINDPDLVILDEPTSGLDPIGCRQIKDLILTLAKRGKTVLLSSHLLADVEDVCDRVMILYNGKIQALGPIRELLEVRTQTRILLPMEVDAGTMQRILNYLRAELGAEPGVDHPTRDLEQFFLDVVERARRETTEASGVGASKGVAEYLAAVEPSARGADLLAAMVKPESPASAAAPAGEAQRPAQPDPNRALSKLVKPDGD
- the guaA gene encoding glutamine-hydrolyzing GMP synthase, with translation MHHEWIAILDFGSQYTQLIARRIRECQVYCEILPHDTPANVLRARGAAGIVFSGGPASVYEADAPQADPAIYSLGIPILGICYGMQLFARDLGGAVEPGVTREFGPAIAHVLHPTGLLEGLNDNADGAERPSLYVWMSHGDKVTALPPGFCLMASTESCPIAGMADESRRIYGLQFHPEVTHTRRGAEILRRFAREICRTRGDWRMGDYMTEAIASIREKVGRDHVLLGLSGGVDSSVAAALIHRAIGDQLICVFVDHGLLRLGESDQVMQTFSRHLGARVIRVDAADRFFAALQGVADPEQKRKIIGREFVHVFQEEAERLRHEDQEIRWLAQGTIYPDVIESAGIKGKQAHTIKSHHNVGGLPETLRLRLLEPLRDLFKDEVRELGLALGLPREMVYRHPFPGPGLGVRILGEVRREYAEILRRADAIFLEELRRAPAEAGRSWYDDTAQAFAVFLPVRSVGVMGDGRTYEHVIALRAVQTTDFMTAHAAPIPHEFLSRVANRIINEVRGVNRVVYDVSSKPPSTIEWE